The following are encoded in a window of bacterium SCSIO 12643 genomic DNA:
- a CDS encoding PepSY domain-containing protein — protein sequence MNNWISRNRKQILQVHKILGLVTGIVVFIVSITGCLWVFQEEIKDLTTEKMVIEPNDNPILTATQAKMIAQETIPDKSIHGVLYSVENDPIEVIFYEAEPEFYQSVFIHPYSYEVLRVEDHKSGFLAFVLEGHMRLWLPKAIGARLVQYSVLLFLIILISGLFLWWPKNKKVLKKRLKFDWKETTKWRRKNFDLHSVVGFYVGSLAFVLAFTGCVMAFDWFYYITYKTTGGSKDPRFVIPNNNVIDESKTYQVTLDDLVPRLKKEYPEAISFELHYPHSDTTCVYVETTYNQGIHYNVDYLFFDQNTLEEIETPSIYGKYQNAGFADSIIRMNYDIHVGEIGGIWGKIIAFLASLITATLPVSGTLLWYGKKKK from the coding sequence ATGAATAATTGGATCAGTAGAAATAGAAAACAAATTTTACAAGTACATAAGATACTGGGATTGGTAACAGGAATAGTTGTATTTATTGTATCGATTACCGGGTGTTTATGGGTATTTCAAGAAGAAATAAAAGACCTGACAACAGAAAAAATGGTTATTGAGCCCAATGATAATCCGATTTTAACTGCGACTCAGGCTAAAATGATTGCGCAGGAAACGATTCCTGATAAATCTATTCACGGTGTGTTATATTCTGTTGAAAATGATCCAATAGAAGTTATTTTTTACGAAGCAGAACCCGAATTTTATCAAAGTGTATTTATCCATCCATATAGTTATGAAGTACTACGAGTGGAGGATCATAAATCTGGTTTTTTAGCATTTGTATTGGAAGGGCATATGCGTTTGTGGTTGCCCAAAGCTATTGGTGCCAGATTGGTGCAGTACTCCGTATTATTATTTCTAATTATATTGATAAGTGGTTTGTTCTTGTGGTGGCCAAAGAATAAAAAAGTACTCAAAAAACGTTTGAAATTTGATTGGAAAGAGACCACCAAATGGAGACGGAAGAATTTTGATTTACATTCAGTTGTTGGGTTTTATGTAGGTTCATTGGCATTTGTTTTAGCATTTACTGGATGTGTAATGGCTTTTGACTGGTTTTATTATATCACATATAAAACGACCGGAGGAAGTAAAGACCCTAGATTTGTAATTCCCAACAATAATGTAATAGATGAGAGTAAAACGTATCAGGTAACTTTGGACGACCTGGTTCCAAGATTGAAAAAAGAATATCCGGAAGCAATAAGTTTTGAATTACATTATCCACATAGTGATACTACTTGTGTTTATGTGGAAACAACATATAATCAGGGAATTCATTACAATGTAGATTATCTCTTTTTTGATCAAAATACGCTTGAAGAAATAGAAACGCCTAGTATTTATGGAAAATATCAGAATGCAGGTTTTGCAGATTCCATTATTAGAATGAACTACGATATCCATGTGGGAGAAATAGGAGGAATCTGGGGAAAGATCATTGCATTTCTGGCCAGTTTAATAACAGCTACTTTACCTGTGAGTGGGACCTTATTGTGGTATGGGAAGAAGAAGAAATAA
- a CDS encoding DUF4374 domain-containing protein translates to MSDLRQWAIIGAVIILGFSSCKKDDEQPPSAQPSSGITMSLKTTGGDETEFIVNSDEVMTKDITAVGNGIEQTGWRFYYPVGKTLFASGYSNDNQCAGYADNGKGVVAKKGEFIFENSLEMFGHSDDDQTFLAMEIPRAGFANRRLHFIDVNSVFVKKIVGTKIWESTSDSLVAWPTAIEVRGDKMFIPFHKMDAKGWFTTPSPDSAFIAIYDYPNVGAAPVKIISDARTSNIGVNGATTGLIETENGDLYSFSCGAEMAGFAPKSTKPSGILRIKSGSTDFDASYFFDVEAATNGGKLFWFDYVGGNKAIARILMDDNGGPWEAYARNVFNQKLVIIDLVSQTITDVANVPLHAKRYSSPVLVEDGKTFVSIETAADAYVYEIDIENATGEKGAKIVGKTIKGFYKL, encoded by the coding sequence ATGAGTGATTTAAGACAATGGGCAATTATTGGTGCCGTGATTATTTTAGGATTTTCTTCATGTAAGAAAGATGACGAGCAACCACCTTCGGCTCAGCCTTCATCAGGAATAACAATGTCATTAAAGACAACCGGGGGAGATGAAACAGAGTTTATTGTAAATTCTGATGAAGTGATGACAAAGGACATTACAGCCGTTGGAAATGGTATTGAACAAACCGGATGGAGATTTTATTATCCGGTAGGTAAAACGTTATTCGCATCTGGTTATAGTAATGATAATCAATGTGCAGGATACGCAGATAATGGAAAAGGTGTAGTGGCGAAAAAAGGGGAGTTCATTTTTGAGAATTCATTAGAAATGTTCGGTCATTCTGATGATGATCAAACATTCCTGGCTATGGAAATTCCACGTGCCGGATTTGCCAACAGAAGATTACACTTTATTGATGTAAACTCTGTTTTTGTAAAGAAGATTGTGGGTACAAAAATTTGGGAAAGTACCTCGGATTCATTGGTGGCATGGCCAACAGCTATTGAAGTAAGAGGAGATAAAATGTTTATACCTTTTCATAAAATGGATGCAAAAGGATGGTTTACGACTCCAAGTCCGGATTCAGCATTTATCGCAATTTATGACTATCCAAACGTTGGGGCTGCACCTGTGAAAATTATTAGTGATGCAAGAACATCAAATATTGGTGTAAATGGTGCTACTACAGGTTTAATTGAAACTGAAAATGGTGATCTGTATTCATTCTCTTGTGGCGCTGAAATGGCAGGATTCGCTCCAAAATCAACAAAGCCTTCAGGAATCTTAAGAATTAAAAGTGGATCGACCGATTTTGATGCATCTTACTTTTTTGATGTAGAAGCAGCAACTAACGGTGGGAAATTATTCTGGTTTGATTACGTAGGAGGTAATAAAGCAATTGCCAGAATTTTGATGGATGATAATGGAGGTCCATGGGAAGCTTACGCGAGAAATGTATTTAATCAGAAATTAGTGATTATTGATTTAGTAAGTCAAACCATCACTGATGTGGCTAATGTACCATTACATGCAAAACGTTATTCTTCACCGGTATTGGTAGAAGATGGGAAAACATTTGTAAGTATTGAAACTGCTGCTGATGCATATGTTTATGAAATAGACATTGAAAATGCTACGGGCGAAAAAGGAGCCAAAATTGTTGGTAAAACAATCAAAGGATTTTATAAACTTTAA